Proteins encoded by one window of Antechinus flavipes isolate AdamAnt ecotype Samford, QLD, Australia chromosome 4, AdamAnt_v2, whole genome shotgun sequence:
- the PSMB3 gene encoding proteasome subunit beta type-3: MSIMSYNGGAVMAMKGKNCVAIAADRRFGIQAQMVTTDFQKIFPMGDRLYIGLAGLATDVQTVAQRLKFRLNLYELKEGRQIKPNTLMSMVANLLYEKRFGPYYTEPVIAGLHPKTFEPFICSLDLIGCPMVTDDFVVSGTCSEQMYGMCESLWEPDMEPEHLFETISQAMLNAVDRDAVSGMGVIVHIIEKDKITTRTLKARMD, translated from the exons ATG TCTATTATGTCCTATAACGGAGGGGCCGTCATGGCCATGAAGGGGAAGAACTGTGTGGCCATCGCTGCGGACCGGCGCTTTGGCATCCAGGCCCAGATGGTAACCACCGACTTCCAGAAGATCTTCCCCATGGGAGACCGCTTATACATCGGCCTGGCGGGGCTGGCCACTGATGTACAGACCGT AGCTCAGCGCCTCAAATTCCGGCTGAATTTGTATGAactgaaggaaggaagacagatcAAACCTAATACCCTCATGAGCATGGTAGCTAACCTCCTCTATGAGAAACG GTTTGGCCCCTACTACACTGAGCCAGTCATTGCTGGCTTACACCCCAAGACCTTTGAACCCTTTATTTGTTCTTTGGACCTCATTGGCTGCCCCATGGTGACTGATGACTTTGTGGTCAGCGGTACCTGCTCGGAACAGATGTATGGGATGTGTGAATCCCTCTGGGAACCTGATATG GAACCTGAACACCTCTTTGAAACCATCTCCCAAGCCATGCTGAATGCTGTAGATCGGGATGCTGTGTCAGGAATGGGGGTGATTGTCCATATTAT TGAGAAAGACAAGATCACCACCCGAACATTGAAAGCACGGATGGATTaa